One Sphingomonas endolithica DNA segment encodes these proteins:
- the panC gene encoding pantoate--beta-alanine ligase: protein MQTIRQLDLLRSGIADLRAGGDRIALVPTMGALHAGHMALVEAAKRPGTRVVASIFVNPRQFGPNEDLSRYPRKETADTRMLTEAGCDLLWLPPVEVMYPAGFATNVSVGGVSDGLDGASRPGHFDGVATVVTKLFNQVRPDIAYFGEKDFQQLAVIRRMVADLDMGIDIVGVPTQREDDGLALSSRNIYLDEAERAKAVALPRALGVAARAIHKGDDPEIALVVARDSLFAAGFTIDYVELVDAETLGAPDPLRARYLVAAARLGQTRLIDNLAVDPGE from the coding sequence GTGCAAACCATCCGTCAGCTCGACCTGCTCCGCAGTGGGATCGCCGACCTCCGCGCCGGGGGCGACCGTATCGCCTTGGTGCCAACGATGGGTGCGTTGCACGCCGGGCACATGGCGCTGGTCGAGGCGGCAAAGCGGCCCGGCACGCGCGTCGTCGCGTCGATCTTCGTCAACCCGCGCCAATTCGGACCGAACGAGGATCTCAGCCGCTACCCGCGCAAGGAAACCGCCGATACGCGGATGCTGACCGAAGCCGGCTGCGACCTGTTGTGGCTACCCCCGGTCGAGGTGATGTACCCGGCGGGCTTTGCCACCAATGTCAGCGTCGGCGGGGTCAGCGACGGCCTGGACGGGGCATCGCGCCCGGGCCATTTCGATGGCGTCGCCACCGTCGTCACCAAATTGTTCAACCAGGTCCGCCCCGACATCGCCTATTTCGGCGAGAAGGACTTCCAGCAGCTGGCGGTCATCCGCCGCATGGTCGCCGATCTCGACATGGGGATCGACATCGTCGGGGTGCCGACGCAGCGCGAGGATGACGGGCTCGCGCTCTCCTCACGCAACATCTATCTCGACGAGGCGGAGCGCGCAAAGGCCGTGGCGTTACCGCGCGCGCTCGGCGTCGCTGCGCGTGCCATTCACAAGGGCGATGATCCGGAAATTGCGCTCGTCGTCGCGCGCGACTCGCTGTTCGCCGCCGGGTTCACGATCGATTACGTCGAGCTCGTCGATGCCGAGACGCTGGGCGCGCCCGATCCGCTACGCGCGCGCTATCTGGTCGCGGCGGCACGACTCGGGCAGACCCGGCTGATCGACAACCTCGCCGTCGATCCAGGGGAGTAA
- the topA gene encoding type I DNA topoisomerase, which yields MQLVIVESPAKAKTIEKYLGSDYRVLASYGHVRDLPPKDGSVNPDEGFAMEWENYADKSKQLKAITDLAKTADRLILATDPDREGEAISWHVQEVLRNRKALPKDVQRVTFNAITKATVTEAMKHPRELDDDLIDAYRARRALDYLVGFTLSPVLWRKLPGAKSAGRVQSVSLRLIVSREREIEAFRAQEYWSVTADFEHDGTPFVARLVTFEGKKLDRLSIGEEGAALRAKAAVEEGRFSVQTVETKPASRNPPPPFTTSTLQQEASRKLGFSADHTMRIAQGLYEDGAITYMRTDGVQMDSSAISAARLAVANRYDASYVPDKPRVYTTKAKNAQEAHEAIRPTDFGKDKVGAGDHARLYDLIWKRALASQMASARMERTTVELLDGSGHTGLRATGQVVLFPGYLALYEEGSDDSQDEDAKRLPRLREGDAPAKKAVHAEQHFTQPPPRFSEASLVKRMEELGIGRPSTYASIIKTLKDRAYVRVEKNRFFAEESGRLVTAFLERFFERYVGYDYTAGLEDELDEVSGGRAEWQAVLAAFWQDFKPRTTEVMDQKPSEVTAELDIFLEPYLFPAHADGGDARLCPNCGEGRLALRGGKFGAFVACSNYPECKYTRRFGQPGGEDGADTGPETLGQDPETGLPIERKSGRFGPYIQLGEGKEAKRASIPKDLPGELDLEWAIKLLSLPRTVGTHPETGEPITASIGRYGPYLAHAGKYARLTSTADVFETGMNTAVVKLAEAAAGGGRPQRGAQPPLKVLGLHPRTEAEIKLMEGRYGAYVTDGETNATLPKSIEKDALTLEEAAQLIDARAAAAPAKKVKKKAPAKKAAVKKPAAAMSDGTAPEKKVAAKKPAAKKPAAKKAMA from the coding sequence ATGCAGCTCGTCATCGTCGAATCGCCCGCCAAGGCGAAGACCATCGAAAAATACTTAGGCTCGGACTATCGCGTCCTCGCCTCCTACGGCCATGTCCGCGATCTGCCGCCCAAGGACGGCTCGGTGAACCCCGACGAGGGGTTCGCGATGGAATGGGAAAATTACGCCGACAAGTCGAAGCAGCTGAAGGCGATCACCGATCTCGCCAAGACCGCCGACCGCTTGATCCTGGCGACCGATCCGGATCGCGAGGGCGAGGCGATCAGCTGGCATGTCCAGGAAGTGCTGCGCAACCGCAAGGCGCTGCCGAAAGACGTGCAGCGCGTGACCTTCAACGCGATCACCAAAGCGACGGTGACCGAGGCAATGAAGCATCCGCGCGAATTGGACGACGATCTGATCGACGCGTACCGCGCGCGCCGTGCGCTTGATTATCTGGTCGGCTTCACGCTGTCGCCGGTGCTGTGGCGCAAGCTGCCGGGTGCCAAGTCGGCAGGACGCGTGCAATCGGTGTCGCTACGCCTGATCGTCAGCCGGGAGCGCGAGATCGAAGCGTTCCGGGCGCAGGAATATTGGTCGGTAACCGCCGATTTCGAACATGACGGCACGCCGTTCGTTGCGCGCCTTGTGACGTTCGAGGGCAAGAAGCTCGACCGGCTGTCGATCGGCGAAGAAGGCGCTGCGCTGCGCGCCAAGGCTGCGGTCGAGGAAGGGCGGTTCAGCGTTCAGACGGTCGAGACCAAGCCCGCTTCGCGCAACCCGCCGCCGCCGTTCACCACCTCTACTCTACAGCAGGAAGCCTCGCGCAAGCTCGGCTTCTCGGCGGATCACACGATGCGCATCGCGCAGGGCCTCTACGAGGACGGGGCCATCACTTACATGCGCACCGACGGCGTGCAGATGGATTCGAGTGCGATCTCGGCCGCCCGCCTTGCCGTCGCCAATCGCTACGACGCGAGCTACGTGCCGGATAAGCCGCGCGTCTACACCACCAAGGCCAAGAACGCGCAGGAAGCGCACGAAGCGATCCGCCCGACTGATTTCGGCAAGGACAAGGTCGGCGCCGGCGATCATGCGCGGCTGTATGACCTGATCTGGAAGCGCGCGCTGGCCAGCCAGATGGCGAGCGCCCGGATGGAGCGGACCACGGTAGAATTGCTTGACGGCTCGGGGCATACCGGCCTCCGGGCCACCGGCCAGGTGGTGTTGTTCCCCGGCTATCTGGCGCTGTACGAAGAGGGCAGCGACGACAGCCAGGACGAGGACGCCAAGCGCCTGCCTCGCCTGCGCGAGGGCGATGCGCCGGCGAAGAAGGCGGTGCATGCCGAGCAGCATTTCACGCAGCCGCCGCCGCGTTTTTCCGAGGCATCTTTGGTCAAGCGGATGGAGGAGCTCGGCATCGGCCGACCATCGACCTACGCCTCGATCATCAAGACGCTGAAGGATCGCGCGTATGTGCGCGTCGAGAAGAACCGCTTTTTTGCCGAGGAGTCGGGCCGGCTGGTAACGGCGTTTCTTGAACGCTTCTTCGAGCGCTATGTCGGCTACGATTACACCGCGGGTCTGGAAGACGAACTCGACGAAGTGTCGGGCGGGCGCGCGGAGTGGCAGGCAGTGCTTGCCGCGTTCTGGCAGGACTTCAAGCCGCGCACTACCGAGGTGATGGATCAGAAGCCGTCGGAAGTAACAGCCGAGCTTGATATCTTCCTTGAACCCTACCTATTCCCGGCACACGCTGATGGTGGCGATGCGCGGCTGTGTCCCAATTGCGGCGAGGGGCGTCTGGCCCTGCGCGGCGGCAAGTTCGGCGCGTTTGTCGCTTGCTCGAACTATCCTGAGTGCAAATATACGCGGCGTTTTGGGCAGCCCGGCGGCGAGGACGGTGCGGATACCGGGCCGGAAACCTTGGGCCAGGATCCCGAGACCGGCTTGCCGATCGAGCGCAAGTCGGGGCGGTTTGGGCCCTATATTCAGCTGGGCGAAGGCAAGGAGGCGAAGCGCGCATCGATTCCAAAGGATCTGCCGGGCGAGCTGGATCTCGAATGGGCAATCAAGCTGCTGAGCCTGCCACGCACGGTCGGCACGCACCCTGAAACGGGCGAGCCGATCACCGCCTCGATCGGGCGTTATGGGCCGTATCTGGCGCATGCCGGCAAATATGCGCGGCTGACCTCGACAGCGGACGTGTTCGAGACGGGGATGAACACGGCAGTGGTCAAGCTCGCCGAAGCGGCGGCCGGCGGCGGGCGGCCGCAGCGCGGGGCGCAGCCACCGCTCAAGGTGCTTGGCCTGCATCCGCGCACCGAGGCGGAGATCAAGCTGATGGAAGGGCGCTACGGCGCCTACGTCACCGATGGCGAGACCAACGCCACCCTGCCGAAGTCGATCGAGAAGGACGCGCTGACGTTGGAAGAAGCGGCGCAGCTGATCGACGCGCGCGCTGCGGCGGCCCCGGCGAAAAAGGTTAAGAAGAAGGCGCCGGCCAAGAAGGCCGCGGTGAAGAAGCCAGCTGCCGCGATGTCGGACGGCACGGCGCCGGAGAAGAAGGTCGCGGCGAAGAAGCCTGCCGCAAAGAAGCCAGCGGCGAAGAAGGCCATGGCGTAA
- a CDS encoding polysaccharide deacetylase family protein, which translates to MAEPIFYDASGRRRRRFRLAQAAFVALVLLAGILFVGSILDVLPQPPLPFAVERPPVHGLGAEANAGQHGPKLRHALRYARRMLGTQPAEAPLAIAFHAPWDDASTASLRRHIGELDWLIPGWMSITGGNHAVTMFPDAAGKAIISAAAHRPKLLPMVQNAKDGDWDGPGMAALLADPRARAVALGQIDAMLRTNQAGGVFFDFEDLPGDALSNYRLFLREAKARFGARGLVVALAAPVGNPGWDLPAFAAVSDRLFLMAYDEHYQGGEAGPIASQRWFIEQVARSAQGIPRGKLVVAFGNYAYDWTAGGTTDAPSIEEAWLAAHDSAVKPVYDKQSGNSHFAYAEAGRTHDVWMLDAASAYNQLKWLSGNGLQAVALWRLGAEDPALWQLFGRSHRALPKAGAISAISASTNVDIEGSGEILRIGATPVDGARRVSVAADGSIADVTFDRLPLPYQIQRTGYRPGLIALTFDDGPDKQWTPRVLDILKAEGVPATFFMVGENALTERALLVREVAEGHEVGSHTYTHPNLANATDRQTTLELNANQRLFQAFTGHSLRLFRAPYFGDAEPTTADEISPVAQAQQLGYLSVGLHVDPDDWKRPGVAAIVQRTVDQVTAGDAERSAQVVLLHDAGGNRAQTVAALPLIIRELRARGFTFVPVSRLAGLSHEAVMPPISAGDRVAAWIDLGLFTALGDVQILLGWLFGIAITLGIVRALLLSGLALWQARREARTLFPPLDPNLFVSVLIPAYNEERVIERAVRRVLESSDVRLEVIVIDDGSRDRTSAVVTEAFADEPRVRLMTLANGGKAHALNRGLELASGEIVIALDADTQFEPTTIARLARWFGDPVLGPKLGAVAGNAKVGNRVNLVTRWQALEYITAQNLERRALARLDAITVVPGAVGAWRRAAIAEAGGYPADTLAEDQDLTIAIQRLGWAVHYDQYAVALTEAPETFRALAKQRYRWAFGTLQCLWKHRGIIAQGRPKGLARVGLPQAILFQILFASISPIIDLALIIGLIGTWLTVRAHGWAQSSGDVETMALYWLIFTAIDLLAAVIAFALERRERWRLLWLLIPQRIGYRQVMYYVVLKALGAAVRGVVVGWGKLERSGRVTAPRA; encoded by the coding sequence GTGGCCGAACCGATCTTCTACGATGCCTCGGGCCGCCGCCGCCGCCGATTTCGTCTGGCACAGGCCGCGTTTGTAGCGCTCGTGCTGCTGGCAGGCATATTGTTCGTCGGCTCGATCCTGGACGTGCTGCCGCAGCCGCCTCTGCCCTTTGCGGTCGAGCGGCCGCCGGTCCATGGGCTTGGGGCCGAGGCGAATGCGGGGCAGCATGGCCCGAAGCTGCGCCATGCGCTGCGCTACGCGCGGCGAATGCTCGGAACGCAGCCGGCCGAGGCGCCGCTCGCCATTGCCTTCCACGCGCCCTGGGACGATGCCAGCACGGCCTCGCTACGCCGCCATATCGGTGAGCTCGACTGGCTGATCCCAGGCTGGATGTCGATTACCGGGGGCAACCATGCGGTGACGATGTTCCCCGACGCGGCGGGCAAGGCGATCATCAGCGCAGCGGCGCACCGGCCCAAGCTGCTGCCGATGGTGCAGAATGCCAAGGACGGCGACTGGGACGGTCCAGGCATGGCGGCGCTGCTCGCAGATCCGCGCGCGCGGGCAGTGGCGCTGGGGCAGATCGACGCGATGCTGCGTACCAACCAGGCAGGCGGCGTGTTCTTCGATTTCGAGGATCTGCCGGGCGATGCGTTGTCGAACTATCGGCTGTTCCTGCGCGAGGCGAAGGCGCGGTTCGGCGCCCGCGGGCTGGTGGTGGCGCTGGCCGCACCGGTCGGCAATCCCGGCTGGGATTTGCCGGCCTTCGCCGCAGTGTCCGACCGATTGTTCCTGATGGCCTATGACGAGCATTATCAGGGCGGGGAGGCGGGCCCGATCGCGTCGCAGCGCTGGTTCATCGAGCAGGTCGCGCGCTCGGCGCAAGGCATACCGCGCGGCAAGCTCGTCGTGGCGTTCGGCAATTACGCCTATGATTGGACCGCCGGCGGCACGACGGATGCGCCGTCGATCGAGGAAGCGTGGCTGGCGGCCCACGATTCCGCGGTCAAGCCGGTGTATGACAAACAGAGCGGCAACAGCCATTTCGCGTATGCCGAGGCCGGTCGGACGCATGACGTGTGGATGCTGGATGCAGCGTCGGCCTACAACCAGCTGAAATGGCTGTCCGGCAACGGTCTGCAGGCTGTGGCCTTGTGGCGATTGGGCGCGGAGGATCCGGCGCTGTGGCAGCTATTCGGGCGATCGCATCGGGCGTTGCCCAAAGCCGGGGCGATCAGCGCGATCTCCGCCAGCACCAATGTCGATATCGAGGGCAGCGGCGAGATCCTGCGCATCGGCGCGACGCCGGTGGATGGCGCGCGGCGGGTGAGCGTCGCCGCCGATGGCAGCATCGCCGACGTGACGTTCGATCGGCTACCCTTGCCATACCAGATCCAGCGAACCGGTTATCGACCGGGCCTCATTGCGCTGACCTTCGACGACGGGCCCGACAAGCAGTGGACGCCGCGCGTGCTCGACATCCTCAAGGCCGAAGGCGTGCCGGCGACCTTTTTCATGGTCGGCGAGAATGCGCTGACAGAGCGCGCACTGCTGGTACGCGAAGTGGCCGAGGGGCATGAGGTGGGCAGCCACACCTACACCCACCCCAATCTGGCCAACGCCACCGATCGCCAGACGACGCTGGAGCTGAACGCCAACCAGCGGCTGTTCCAGGCCTTTACCGGCCATTCGCTGCGCCTATTCCGCGCGCCCTATTTCGGCGATGCCGAACCGACCACCGCAGACGAAATTTCGCCCGTCGCGCAGGCGCAGCAACTCGGCTATCTGTCAGTCGGCCTGCATGTCGATCCGGATGACTGGAAGAGGCCTGGCGTCGCCGCGATCGTTCAGCGCACCGTCGATCAGGTCACCGCCGGCGATGCCGAGCGTAGCGCGCAGGTCGTGCTGCTCCACGACGCCGGCGGCAATCGCGCACAGACCGTCGCGGCGCTGCCGCTTATCATCCGCGAACTCCGCGCGCGGGGCTTTACCTTCGTGCCGGTGTCGCGCCTCGCCGGGCTAAGTCACGAGGCGGTCATGCCGCCGATCTCGGCCGGCGATCGCGTCGCGGCGTGGATCGATCTCGGCCTGTTCACCGCGCTTGGCGATGTGCAGATCCTGCTCGGCTGGCTGTTCGGCATCGCCATCACTTTGGGTATCGTTCGCGCGCTGCTGCTGTCGGGGCTGGCCTTGTGGCAGGCGCGACGCGAGGCCCGTACGTTGTTCCCGCCGCTCGACCCCAACCTGTTCGTCAGCGTGCTGATCCCTGCCTATAACGAGGAGCGCGTGATCGAGCGCGCCGTGCGCCGGGTGCTGGAGAGCAGCGACGTCCGTCTGGAAGTGATCGTGATCGATGATGGCTCGCGCGATCGTACGTCGGCGGTGGTGACGGAGGCTTTTGCCGATGAGCCCCGCGTCCGCTTGATGACGCTCGCCAATGGCGGCAAGGCGCACGCGCTCAATCGTGGGCTGGAACTGGCCAGCGGCGAGATCGTCATCGCGCTCGACGCCGACACCCAGTTCGAGCCGACCACCATTGCCCGGCTCGCGCGCTGGTTTGGCGACCCGGTGCTCGGACCAAAGCTCGGCGCTGTGGCTGGCAACGCCAAGGTCGGTAACCGCGTGAACCTCGTCACGCGCTGGCAGGCGCTGGAATATATCACCGCGCAAAACCTCGAACGGCGCGCGCTGGCCCGGCTGGATGCCATCACGGTGGTCCCCGGAGCGGTCGGCGCATGGCGGCGTGCGGCGATCGCCGAGGCGGGGGGCTATCCCGCCGATACGCTGGCTGAGGATCAGGATCTGACGATCGCCATCCAGCGGCTCGGCTGGGCTGTGCATTACGACCAATATGCCGTCGCCCTGACCGAGGCACCGGAGACTTTCCGCGCACTCGCCAAGCAGCGGTACCGCTGGGCGTTCGGCACGCTGCAATGCCTGTGGAAGCATCGCGGCATAATTGCGCAGGGTCGGCCGAAGGGCCTCGCCCGCGTTGGCCTGCCGCAAGCGATCCTGTTCCAGATCCTGTTCGCCTCGATCTCGCCGATCATCGATCTGGCGCTGATCATCGGTCTGATCGGCACCTGGCTCACGGTGCGCGCGCATGGCTGGGCGCAGAGTTCGGGTGATGTCGAGACGATGGCGCTCTACTGGCTGATCTTCACCGCGATCGACCTTCTCGCCGCCGTCATCGCCTTTGCGCTGGAACGGCGCGAGCGCTGGCGGCTGCTCTGGCTACTGATCCCGCAGCGCATCGGCTACCGCCAGGTGATGTATTATGTCGTGCTCAAGGCGTTGGGTGCGGCGGTGCGCGGCGTGGTGGTCGGTTGGGGCAAGCTGGAGCGCAGCGGGCGCGTGACGGCGCCAAGGGCGTGA
- a CDS encoding J domain-containing protein, translating to MSKLILFALIMFAGWLLLRRTQPKQLIDQAEARAILGVDATADADAVRAAHRRLLNAVHPDKGGSADLTRRINAARDVLLKR from the coding sequence ATGTCCAAGCTGATCCTTTTTGCGCTGATTATGTTCGCCGGCTGGCTGTTGCTGCGGCGGACGCAGCCCAAGCAGCTGATCGATCAGGCCGAGGCACGTGCCATCCTGGGGGTCGATGCGACCGCGGATGCCGATGCGGTTCGCGCCGCGCACCGCCGGCTGCTGAACGCGGTCCATCCGGACAAAGGCGGGTCGGCCGATCTGACACGCCGGATCAACGCAGCGCGCGACGTGCTGCTCAAGCGGTAG
- a CDS encoding division plane positioning ATPase MipZ, translating to MVKHLATVAQKPHIIVFANEKGGTGKSTTAVHVAIALQARGARVAALDLDHRQRTTGRYLDNRAETQKRTGRELPIPRHATHDGESLERFEETFARLSGESDFLVIDTPGRDDPFARLAAQRADTLVTPMNDSFVDFDLIGQVDPDTYKVTRPSFYAELIWDARKARAKADGSTIDWVVLRNRVQHIEARNMRRVSEALDQLSKRVGFRIIPGLGERVIYRELFPKGLTMLDAGEFGGMGLSHVAARQELREMMAALALPEAAQRDARQPQPA from the coding sequence ATGGTCAAGCACTTGGCGACGGTTGCGCAAAAGCCACACATCATCGTCTTCGCCAATGAAAAGGGCGGGACAGGCAAGTCGACGACGGCGGTGCACGTGGCGATCGCGCTGCAGGCGCGTGGCGCCCGCGTCGCGGCGCTCGATCTCGATCACCGCCAGCGCACCACCGGCCGCTACCTCGACAATCGCGCCGAGACGCAGAAGCGCACCGGACGCGAACTGCCCATTCCGCGCCATGCCACGCATGACGGCGAGAGCCTGGAGCGGTTCGAAGAGACGTTCGCACGGCTGAGCGGGGAGAGCGATTTCCTAGTCATCGACACGCCCGGCCGCGACGATCCCTTCGCACGATTGGCTGCGCAGCGTGCCGACACGCTGGTCACGCCGATGAACGACAGCTTCGTCGATTTCGATCTGATCGGGCAGGTCGATCCCGACACTTACAAGGTGACGCGGCCGAGCTTCTATGCCGAGCTGATCTGGGATGCGCGCAAGGCCCGCGCCAAGGCCGATGGATCGACGATCGACTGGGTGGTGCTCCGCAACCGCGTGCAGCATATCGAGGCGCGCAACATGCGGCGCGTTTCCGAGGCGCTCGACCAACTCTCCAAGCGCGTCGGCTTCCGCATCATTCCGGGGCTGGGCGAACGCGTGATCTACCGCGAATTGTTCCCCAAGGGATTGACCATGCTCGACGCCGGCGAATTCGGCGGGATGGGGCTCAGCCATGTCGCCGCACGACAGGAATTGCGCGAGATGATGGCGGCACTCGCTCTGCCCGAGGCGGCGCAGCGCGATGCGCGCCAGCCGCAGCCCGCCTGA